In one Longimicrobiaceae bacterium genomic region, the following are encoded:
- a CDS encoding amidohydrolase yields MAQHLQADLIVVARRIHVLGTHAPVEALLVRGGRVAAVGTEAEVRAAALPGARMEHMGDATVTPGLTDAHVHLSTWALARRRVDLNAARTLADGVEAVRAFASAGDGWVRGLGWDVHRWGGLPTREALDAVCPTRPVYLESHDIHAAWLNTEALRRCGITAATADPEGGEIVRDAATGEPTGVLKENAMRLAAPHLPDAGAAEIREALLDAQCEAHRLGLTGVHSVERDGLADFTALLNDGLLRLRVLQTVALDRLDAAIELGLRSGLGGEWIRHGGVKMFLDGALGSRTAWLREPYEGTADERGIQTLPTDEFRETVRRAAEAGIASTVHAIGDAAVASALEVLGSAPRVGAMPHRIEHVQLCPPDLWERAARSGIVASMQPVHLLTDIPAAERHWGHERSRGAYPFSHLLGGGMTLAFGSDVPVETCDPRPGLFAAVKRVGWDGEPAEQWWPENALSAEDALRAYTEGPAIASGEEDRRGRLLPGYDADLVAWNTDPLACSPDQLREMNCTFTMVSGEVVHRV; encoded by the coding sequence ATGGCGCAGCATCTACAGGCGGACCTGATCGTCGTCGCTCGGCGCATCCACGTGCTGGGCACGCACGCGCCGGTGGAGGCGTTGCTCGTGCGCGGCGGGCGGGTGGCCGCAGTCGGCACGGAGGCGGAAGTGCGGGCGGCGGCACTCCCCGGCGCGCGCATGGAGCACATGGGGGACGCGACCGTGACGCCCGGGCTCACGGACGCGCACGTGCACCTGTCCACGTGGGCGCTCGCGCGGAGGCGCGTGGACCTGAACGCCGCGCGCACGCTGGCGGACGGCGTTGAAGCGGTCCGCGCCTTCGCCTCCGCGGGCGACGGGTGGGTGCGCGGGCTGGGCTGGGACGTGCACCGCTGGGGCGGGCTGCCCACGCGCGAGGCGCTGGACGCCGTCTGTCCCACCCGGCCGGTCTACCTTGAGAGTCACGACATTCACGCGGCGTGGCTCAATACCGAGGCGTTGCGTCGATGCGGCATCACCGCGGCGACGGCCGATCCCGAAGGCGGCGAGATCGTCCGCGACGCGGCGACCGGCGAGCCGACGGGCGTGCTGAAGGAGAACGCGATGCGGCTGGCCGCCCCGCATCTCCCGGACGCGGGCGCGGCGGAGATCCGCGAGGCGCTGCTGGATGCGCAGTGCGAGGCGCACCGGCTGGGGCTCACCGGCGTGCACTCGGTGGAGCGCGACGGGCTGGCGGATTTCACCGCGCTGCTCAACGATGGCCTGCTGCGCCTGCGCGTCCTGCAGACGGTCGCGCTGGACCGGCTGGACGCGGCCATCGAGCTGGGGCTGCGGAGCGGCCTGGGCGGCGAGTGGATCCGCCATGGCGGCGTGAAGATGTTTCTGGACGGCGCGCTGGGCTCGCGCACCGCGTGGCTGCGCGAGCCGTACGAGGGCACGGCGGACGAGCGCGGCATCCAGACGCTGCCCACCGACGAGTTCCGCGAGACGGTGCGCCGCGCGGCCGAGGCGGGCATCGCATCCACCGTGCACGCCATCGGCGATGCGGCGGTGGCGTCGGCGCTGGAGGTGCTCGGCTCCGCGCCACGCGTGGGGGCGATGCCGCACCGCATCGAGCACGTGCAGCTCTGCCCGCCGGACCTGTGGGAACGGGCGGCGCGCTCCGGCATCGTCGCGTCGATGCAGCCCGTGCATCTCCTGACCGACATCCCCGCGGCGGAGCGGCACTGGGGGCACGAGCGGTCGCGCGGCGCATATCCGTTCTCGCATCTGCTGGGCGGCGGGATGACGCTTGCGTTCGGCTCGGACGTGCCGGTGGAGACGTGCGATCCGCGGCCGGGCCTGTTCGCGGCCGTGAAGCGCGTAGGCTGGGACGGCGAGCCGGCGGAGCAGTGGTGGCCGGAGAACGCGCTTTCGGCGGAAGATGCGCTCCGCGCCTACACCGAGGGCCCCGCGATCGCATCCGGCGAGGAGGACCGCCGCGGCCGCCTGCTCCCCGGCTACGACGCCGACCTCGTCGCCTGGAACACCGACCCGCTCGCCTGCTCGCCCGACCAGCTTCGCGAGATGAACTGCACGTTCACGATGGTTTCGGGCGAGGTCGTGCACCGGGTGTAG
- a CDS encoding SRPBCC family protein, whose amino-acid sequence MKLHRFETFQRLPVSLAEVWDFASDPSNLAQITPPSLGLRVTSPAQGKMHPGMIITYVVRPLFGVPVRWVTEITHVVEPHLFVDEQRFGPYRFWHHQHHFREIDGGVEMRDVVHYALPRGSGPARRWMVEPRLREIFAFRRRVLDERYGPWK is encoded by the coding sequence ATGAAGCTGCACCGGTTCGAGACCTTCCAGCGGCTCCCCGTCTCCCTGGCCGAGGTGTGGGATTTCGCGTCGGACCCGTCCAACCTGGCGCAGATCACGCCGCCGTCGCTCGGCTTGAGGGTCACGTCGCCCGCGCAGGGCAAGATGCATCCGGGCATGATCATCACCTACGTCGTGCGCCCGCTGTTCGGCGTGCCGGTGCGTTGGGTGACCGAGATCACGCACGTGGTGGAGCCGCACCTGTTCGTGGACGAGCAACGCTTCGGACCCTATCGCTTCTGGCACCACCAGCACCACTTCCGCGAGATCGACGGCGGGGTGGAGATGCGCGACGTGGTGCACTACGCCCTTCCCCGCGGCAGCGGCCCGGCCCGCCGCTGGATGGTGGAGCCGCGCCTGCGCGAGATCTTCGCCTTCCGCCGCCGCGTGCTGGACGAGAGATACGGCCCGTGGAAGTGA
- a CDS encoding NUDIX hydrolase, whose translation MAEDAPHGGEPEAWDTVETEPLGDFGIFTLRREEARSPRTGSVRTFHITESPQSVAVIAVTPADELVMVLQYRLPVRRVTLETPAGIMEEGETPAEAAARELREETGYEGEPGVVLGTFQLNPSWQVIEVHAVLVRNATRSAGKELDEGEDTRVRLVPLADVRGEVAAGRVDAAVAISALALYDWRRTA comes from the coding sequence ATGGCGGAAGATGCACCGCACGGCGGCGAGCCGGAGGCGTGGGACACGGTGGAGACGGAGCCGCTGGGAGACTTCGGCATCTTCACCCTGCGGCGCGAGGAGGCGCGGTCGCCGCGGACGGGCAGCGTTCGCACCTTCCACATCACGGAATCGCCCCAGAGCGTGGCGGTGATCGCCGTCACCCCGGCGGACGAGCTGGTGATGGTGCTCCAGTACCGCCTCCCGGTGCGGCGCGTGACGCTGGAGACCCCTGCCGGCATCATGGAGGAGGGTGAGACCCCCGCAGAGGCCGCCGCCCGCGAGCTGCGCGAGGAAACCGGGTACGAGGGCGAGCCGGGCGTGGTGCTGGGCACCTTCCAGCTCAACCCGTCGTGGCAGGTGATCGAGGTGCACGCGGTGCTCGTCCGCAACGCCACCCGCAGCGCCGGCAAGGAGCTGGACGAGGGCGAGGACACCCGCGTGCGCCTGGTGCCGCTGGCGGACGTGCGCGGCGAGGTGGCGGCGGGCCGCGTCGACGCGGCGGTCGCCATCAGCGCCCTCGCCCTGTACGACTGGCGGCGGACCGCCTGA
- a CDS encoding ribonuclease D: MDYTYIDTPEGLRQVVERLRDLPLIAADTEAAGYHRYFDRLSLVQLSSRDEHWLVDPLAIDDLGPLAELFEDPAIETIFHDADYDLRILDRDAGLRLVNLFDTQTAAAFLGERSLGLGNVVEKYLGIKLAKEYQRADWAERPLTEGMKQYATTDTAHLPDLRDKLREALEAKGRMHWAEEEFRRRELTRWAEQEDGREAFLKVKGARDLAPRGLAILRELYEWREKVARERDQATFRVLGNQALLEMSAAPPQSEADLPRVTGISEGLAQRRGRDIMAAVRRGLEVPDGELPRFPPAKRWDRDPELEARTEALKHARNVRAEEIDMDAGFVMSRALLEEVARARPATREALEKVPGVRRWQVEAIGDALLKVLAKK; the protein is encoded by the coding sequence ATGGATTACACGTACATCGACACCCCCGAGGGCCTGCGCCAGGTCGTGGAACGCCTGCGCGACCTGCCCCTCATCGCCGCCGACACCGAGGCGGCCGGATACCATCGCTACTTCGACCGGCTCAGCCTGGTTCAGCTCTCGTCGCGCGACGAGCACTGGCTGGTGGACCCGCTCGCCATCGACGACCTGGGCCCGCTCGCCGAGCTGTTCGAGGACCCGGCGATCGAGACCATCTTCCACGACGCCGACTACGACCTGCGCATCCTGGACCGCGACGCCGGCCTGCGCCTGGTGAACCTGTTCGACACGCAGACGGCCGCCGCCTTCCTGGGCGAGCGCTCGCTGGGCCTGGGCAACGTGGTGGAGAAGTACCTCGGCATCAAGCTCGCCAAGGAATACCAGCGCGCCGACTGGGCCGAGCGCCCCCTCACCGAGGGGATGAAGCAGTACGCCACGACCGACACGGCGCACCTGCCCGATCTGCGCGACAAGCTCCGCGAGGCGCTGGAGGCCAAGGGCCGCATGCACTGGGCGGAAGAGGAGTTCCGCCGCCGCGAGCTGACGCGCTGGGCCGAGCAGGAAGACGGCCGCGAGGCGTTCCTGAAGGTCAAGGGCGCACGCGACCTGGCGCCGCGCGGGCTGGCGATCCTGCGCGAGCTGTACGAGTGGCGCGAGAAGGTGGCGCGCGAGCGCGACCAGGCCACGTTCCGCGTGCTGGGCAACCAGGCGCTGCTGGAGATGAGCGCCGCCCCGCCGCAGTCCGAGGCCGACCTGCCGCGCGTGACCGGCATCTCCGAGGGCCTGGCGCAACGCCGCGGCCGCGACATCATGGCCGCCGTTCGCCGCGGGCTGGAGGTGCCGGACGGCGAGCTGCCGCGCTTCCCCCCGGCCAAGCGCTGGGACCGCGACCCGGAGCTGGAGGCGCGCACCGAGGCGCTCAAGCACGCCCGGAACGTCCGCGCCGAGGAGATCGACATGGACGCGGGCTTCGTGATGTCGCGCGCGCTGCTGGAAGAGGTGGCCCGCGCCCGCCCCGCCACGCGCGAGGCGCTGGAGAAGGTGCCCGGCGTGCGGCGCTGGCAGGTAGAGGCCATCGGCGACGCGCTGCTCAAGGTGCTGGCGAAGAAGTAG
- a CDS encoding HigA family addiction module antitoxin yields the protein MVRIPTHRAPVHPGEMLVEEFLKPLGISQSQLALALKIPFQRVNLIANGKRGVTPDTALRLGRALGTTPDFWLNLQLRWDLYQAMHSPVASEIEQIPQLTAR from the coding sequence ATGGTTCGCATACCCACGCACCGCGCGCCCGTGCACCCGGGCGAGATGCTGGTGGAAGAGTTCCTGAAGCCGCTCGGCATCTCGCAGTCGCAGCTTGCGCTCGCGCTCAAGATCCCGTTCCAGCGCGTGAACCTGATCGCCAATGGCAAGCGCGGCGTCACGCCGGACACGGCGCTTCGGCTGGGGCGGGCGCTGGGGACGACGCCGGACTTCTGGCTCAACCTCCAGCTCCGCTGGGACCTGTACCAGGCGATGCATTCGCCCGTGGCCAGCGAGATCGAGCAGATCCCGCAGCTCACCGCGCGCTGA
- a CDS encoding LysM peptidoglycan-binding domain-containing protein, protein MSRSTLQPLAAAALLLAATGCGGGRPATGPTPAPAPAAGAEQLGREPAIEAARPVPVSSSLLGSAHYDLPLEANQWVAAELDFLVTQRHEVIGQWLQRADYYDQFVQDVFGRYGIPKDLHHLAMVESGYTTGAHSRAGAVGMWQFMAGTARGMGLRVDDVVDERMDPVRATHAAARHLRDLNQAFNGDWALAVAAYNAGSGRISRGLRSYSVSNFWDLAQQGNLADETKRYVPRLYAVTIIAHDPARFGYAAPAGPVRRFAYDSVRVDVVTPLTDLAGIGGLPLAELATLNPHLVRGLAPAGYWVWTPAGTGAATQQAFQSSEFRRSGGADFYTVRRGDDVAKLADLVGIPADRIREMNPRVVVGGSVASGQKLALPAAAARFLSARPVERVAVRDDSTADTDSTTGLVRRRDRSQASGSGNATNDDTDAAPRTTRTANSGRTERTDASSERPARSEDAERPSRPRTSERTGTATRTGDADRPARAPESSDDEKPVRSTASTSTRSGRTGDSEASSPRSTRRASESGDDGGAAPAKPRRTTDGESASAARTRSGSRTASDDEAKPPRTSSRSASSESGSRTSATREYVVKEDETLFAIARRFGVTVTQIREANDLGSSSVRPGRKLRIPRAARSDASDDDTPARERSSAGSRARSSESSSTRSRGGESSGERPRSGESSSERTRSEGSSASRPPTSGESARGEGSSAERSRTRASGESSSGESSSSERRRASGDVERSSGERSSASKPGSERAEPSRGEAARNARVAGERAAERTSGEGASTRTRRTNGDGDSKPSREGESARREGSSTRGESGSSREGSSASRSEGGRTRATEHTVKSGETLYSIARQYSVTVAALREANDLGERTSIAPGRKLRIPAPKS, encoded by the coding sequence ATGTCCCGTTCCACCCTGCAGCCGCTGGCCGCGGCGGCGCTCCTGCTGGCCGCCACGGGCTGCGGCGGCGGACGTCCCGCCACGGGGCCCACCCCAGCTCCGGCGCCCGCAGCGGGTGCCGAGCAGCTGGGCCGCGAGCCCGCCATCGAGGCCGCCCGGCCGGTGCCCGTCTCCAGCAGCCTGCTGGGCAGCGCGCACTACGACCTGCCGCTCGAGGCCAACCAGTGGGTCGCCGCCGAGCTGGACTTCCTGGTCACGCAGCGCCACGAGGTCATCGGGCAGTGGCTGCAGCGGGCGGACTACTACGACCAGTTCGTGCAGGACGTGTTCGGGCGCTACGGCATCCCCAAGGACCTGCACCACCTGGCGATGGTGGAGAGCGGCTACACCACGGGCGCACACAGCCGGGCGGGCGCGGTGGGGATGTGGCAGTTCATGGCCGGCACCGCGCGCGGCATGGGCTTGCGCGTGGACGACGTGGTGGACGAGCGCATGGATCCCGTGCGCGCCACGCACGCCGCCGCGCGCCACCTGCGCGACTTGAACCAGGCGTTCAACGGCGACTGGGCGCTGGCCGTGGCCGCGTACAACGCGGGCTCGGGCCGCATCAGCCGGGGGCTGCGCAGCTACTCGGTGTCGAACTTCTGGGATCTTGCGCAGCAGGGGAACCTGGCCGACGAGACCAAGCGCTACGTGCCGCGCCTGTACGCCGTTACCATCATCGCGCACGACCCGGCGCGCTTCGGCTACGCGGCGCCCGCTGGGCCGGTGCGCCGCTTCGCGTACGACAGCGTTCGCGTAGACGTCGTGACGCCGCTCACCGACCTGGCGGGCATCGGCGGGCTGCCGCTGGCGGAGCTGGCCACGCTCAACCCGCACCTGGTCCGGGGCCTGGCGCCCGCCGGCTACTGGGTGTGGACGCCCGCGGGCACCGGCGCGGCCACCCAGCAGGCGTTCCAGTCGTCGGAGTTCCGCCGCAGCGGCGGGGCGGACTTCTACACCGTCCGCCGCGGCGACGACGTGGCGAAGCTGGCGGACCTCGTCGGGATCCCGGCGGACCGCATCCGGGAGATGAACCCGCGCGTAGTGGTCGGCGGCAGCGTCGCGTCGGGCCAGAAGCTCGCGCTACCCGCCGCCGCCGCGCGCTTCCTGAGCGCCCGCCCGGTGGAGCGCGTGGCCGTCCGCGACGACAGCACGGCCGACACCGACTCCACCACCGGCCTGGTGCGCCGCCGCGACCGCTCTCAGGCGTCCGGCTCCGGCAACGCGACGAACGACGACACGGACGCCGCTCCGCGTACCACTCGCACCGCGAACTCCGGCCGCACAGAGCGCACCGACGCGTCGTCGGAACGGCCCGCCAGGTCGGAAGATGCGGAGCGGCCGTCGCGCCCCCGCACGTCCGAGCGCACCGGTACGGCAACCCGTACGGGAGATGCGGACCGGCCCGCGCGCGCGCCGGAGTCTTCGGACGACGAGAAGCCCGTGCGCTCTACCGCATCCACCTCCACCCGCTCCGGCCGCACGGGTGATTCCGAAGCGTCATCGCCGCGCTCCACGCGCCGGGCGAGCGAGTCGGGCGATGACGGCGGCGCGGCGCCCGCAAAGCCGCGCCGCACGACGGATGGTGAATCGGCCTCGGCGGCGCGCACGCGCAGCGGCTCGCGCACCGCATCGGACGATGAAGCGAAGCCGCCGCGCACCTCGTCACGTTCGGCATCTTCCGAGAGCGGTTCGCGGACATCCGCCACGCGCGAGTACGTGGTGAAGGAAGACGAGACGCTGTTCGCGATCGCGCGGCGGTTCGGGGTGACGGTCACGCAGATCCGCGAGGCGAACGATCTGGGCTCCTCGTCCGTCCGCCCCGGCCGCAAGCTCCGCATCCCGCGCGCGGCCCGCTCTGACGCGAGCGACGACGACACGCCTGCCCGCGAGCGTTCGTCGGCCGGCAGCCGCGCCCGGAGCAGCGAATCGTCCAGCACGCGTTCGCGCGGTGGCGAATCTTCGGGTGAGCGGCCCAGGAGCGGCGAATCGTCGAGCGAACGGACGCGGAGCGAGGGCTCGTCCGCCTCGCGCCCGCCCACGTCGGGCGAGTCGGCGCGGGGGGAAGGTTCGTCGGCCGAGCGGAGCCGCACCCGCGCGTCGGGTGAGTCGTCGAGCGGCGAAAGCTCGTCGAGCGAGCGGCGCCGGGCGAGCGGGGATGTCGAGCGGAGCAGCGGCGAGCGATCGTCCGCGAGCAAGCCGGGCAGCGAGCGAGCCGAGCCGAGCCGCGGTGAAGCTGCCCGCAACGCGCGCGTGGCGGGTGAGCGGGCGGCCGAGCGCACCAGCGGCGAAGGCGCGAGCACCCGCACACGGCGCACGAACGGCGACGGCGACAGCAAGCCGTCGCGCGAGGGCGAGTCCGCGCGCCGCGAAGGCTCGTCGACCCGAGGCGAGAGCGGGTCCAGCCGCGAGGGCAGCAGCGCGTCCCGGAGCGAGGGCGGGCGGACGCGCGCGACGGAGCACACGGTGAAGAGCGGCGAGACGCTGTACAGCATCGCGCGGCAGTATTCGGTGACGGTGGCGGCGCTGCGCGAGGCGAACGACCTGGGCGAGCGCACCTCCATCGCCCCCGGCCGCAAGCTGCGCATCCCCGCGCCCAAGAGCTGA
- a CDS encoding dipeptidase — protein sequence MRARRTAGALALATALTTAPVLAQTPAATPADAALLARAMRLQAQVPLIDGHNDLPWEIREKGGSDLSKLDFEHSLPGQHTDIPRLKQGGVGGVFFAAYVPVDFAAGGAARVALEQIDLIHRMAGHSPELELATTAADVERIHRAGRIAALIGIEGGHAIENSLGTLRQFHALGVRYMTLTHANTIDWADAATDSAVHGGLTPFGEEVVREMNRLGMLVDLSHVSAETMRDAIRVARAPVIFSHSSAQAIADHPRNVPDDVLALLKTNGGVVMVNFFSGFDHPQGARLMRDMFDVQRRFKAENPNDPARADSLYHAWSDANPVPRGDVAMVADHIDHVVKVAGIDHVGIGSDFDGISVLPAGLEDVAHFPNLTVELLRRGYSDADVKKVLGLNILRVMREAEADAVRLQRERGPSTATIEQLDGPKR from the coding sequence ATGCGCGCTCGCCGCACCGCCGGGGCGCTCGCCCTGGCCACCGCCCTGACCACCGCACCCGTGCTCGCCCAGACCCCCGCCGCCACGCCGGCCGATGCCGCGCTGCTTGCCCGCGCCATGCGCCTCCAGGCGCAGGTGCCGCTCATTGACGGGCACAACGACCTGCCGTGGGAGATCCGCGAGAAGGGCGGCAGCGACCTGTCGAAGCTGGACTTCGAGCACTCGCTTCCGGGCCAGCACACCGACATCCCGCGGCTGAAGCAGGGCGGCGTGGGCGGCGTCTTCTTCGCGGCGTACGTGCCGGTCGACTTCGCGGCGGGCGGCGCCGCGCGCGTGGCGCTGGAGCAGATCGACCTCATCCACCGCATGGCCGGCCACTCGCCCGAGCTGGAGCTGGCGACCACTGCGGCCGACGTGGAGCGCATTCACCGCGCGGGCCGCATCGCCGCGCTGATCGGCATCGAGGGCGGGCACGCCATCGAGAACTCGCTGGGCACGCTGCGGCAGTTCCACGCGCTGGGCGTGCGCTACATGACGCTCACCCACGCCAACACCATCGACTGGGCCGACGCGGCCACCGACTCCGCCGTCCACGGCGGGCTCACGCCGTTCGGCGAGGAGGTGGTGCGGGAGATGAACCGCCTGGGCATGCTCGTCGACCTCTCGCACGTCTCCGCCGAGACGATGCGCGACGCCATCCGCGTGGCCCGCGCGCCGGTCATCTTCTCGCACTCGTCCGCGCAGGCCATCGCCGACCACCCGCGCAACGTGCCCGACGACGTGCTGGCGCTGCTGAAGACGAACGGCGGCGTGGTGATGGTCAACTTCTTCTCCGGCTTCGACCACCCCCAGGGCGCCCGGCTGATGCGCGACATGTTCGACGTGCAGCGCCGCTTCAAGGCCGAGAACCCCAACGATCCCGCCCGCGCGGACAGCCTGTACCACGCCTGGAGCGACGCCAACCCCGTTCCCCGCGGTGACGTGGCGATGGTGGCGGACCACATCGACCACGTCGTGAAGGTCGCCGGGATCGACCACGTGGGCATCGGCTCGGACTTCGACGGGATCAGCGTGCTGCCCGCCGGGCTGGAGGACGTGGCGCACTTCCCCAACCTCACCGTGGAGCTGCTGCGACGCGGCTACAGCGATGCGGACGTGAAGAAGGTGCTGGGCCTGAACATCCTCCGCGTCATGCGCGAGGCCGAGGCGGACGCCGTTCGCCTTCAGCGCGAGCGTGGCCCCTCCACCGCCACCATCGAGCAGCTCGACGGCCCCAAGCGGTGA
- a CDS encoding CsbD family protein: MADDLSGKAKHLGGVLKEGMGDLLGDRKIKEEGRLDQIEGTAEQDMVRASDAVEEANLRRVAAKQAKGEV; this comes from the coding sequence ATGGCTGACGACCTGAGCGGCAAGGCGAAGCACCTGGGCGGGGTCCTCAAGGAAGGCATGGGCGACCTGCTGGGCGACCGGAAGATCAAGGAAGAGGGCCGCCTGGATCAGATCGAAGGCACCGCCGAGCAGGACATGGTGCGCGCCTCCGACGCGGTGGAAGAGGCCAACCTGCGCCGCGTGGCGGCCAAGCAGGCCAAGGGCGAGGTCTGA
- a CDS encoding PIG-L deacetylase family protein, with translation MAGQTLLVGLAHPDDEVGAVGAIMAQRARGDRVVVVWLTKGEMTEAFGAIPQSEVARIRVEHGRQAGEILGVETRFMDFPDTGLAPTPEAAREVARLIVDVKPDAVLTWGDAWGRGMRHPDHQACGKIFRDAVTLARIAKVIAPAAPHRALAPVFTYRGAHSTLPAVVLDVEPYLPKILELAQFYYERIRFGEPGWIAARLATAGAPYGLRHAEVYDAWESAGGIVPSLLPAIPAPDDPTHPEREEQV, from the coding sequence ATGGCGGGACAGACGCTGCTGGTGGGGCTGGCGCACCCGGACGACGAGGTGGGCGCGGTGGGCGCGATCATGGCGCAGCGCGCCCGCGGCGACCGCGTGGTGGTGGTGTGGCTCACCAAGGGCGAGATGACCGAGGCGTTCGGCGCGATCCCGCAGAGCGAGGTGGCGCGCATTCGCGTGGAGCACGGGCGGCAGGCGGGCGAGATCCTGGGCGTGGAGACGCGCTTCATGGACTTCCCGGACACCGGCCTGGCCCCCACGCCCGAGGCCGCCCGCGAGGTGGCCCGCCTCATCGTGGACGTGAAGCCCGACGCGGTGCTCACCTGGGGCGACGCGTGGGGACGGGGGATGCGCCACCCGGACCACCAGGCGTGCGGAAAGATCTTCCGCGACGCGGTGACGCTGGCCCGCATCGCCAAGGTGATCGCGCCCGCCGCACCGCACCGGGCGCTGGCGCCGGTGTTCACGTACCGCGGCGCGCACTCCACGCTGCCGGCCGTGGTGCTGGACGTGGAGCCGTACCTGCCCAAGATCCTGGAGCTGGCGCAGTTCTACTACGAGCGCATCAGGTTCGGCGAGCCGGGGTGGATCGCCGCTCGCCTGGCCACCGCGGGCGCCCCGTACGGCCTGCGCCACGCCGAGGTCTACGACGCCTGGGAGTCCGCGGGCGGCATCGTGCCCTCGCTCCTCCCCGCCATCCCGGCGCCGGACGACCCGACGCACCCCGAGCGGGAGGAGCAGGTGTGA
- a CDS encoding type II toxin-antitoxin system RelE/ParE family toxin, whose protein sequence is MIVSFKDAGTKDVFYGRSTREARRACPPELLRVAIRKLEALDSAAALLDLRAPPGNELEKLVGDRCGQYSIRINRQYRVCFDWTPKGPAGVEIVDYH, encoded by the coding sequence ATGATCGTCTCGTTCAAGGACGCGGGTACGAAGGACGTCTTCTACGGCCGCAGCACTCGCGAAGCGCGGCGCGCATGCCCGCCGGAGCTGCTGCGGGTCGCCATCCGGAAGCTGGAAGCGCTGGACTCGGCCGCGGCGCTGCTCGACCTGCGGGCCCCGCCGGGAAACGAGTTGGAGAAGCTGGTCGGCGATCGGTGCGGGCAGTACAGCATCCGCATCAATCGGCAGTACCGCGTGTGCTTCGATTGGACGCCGAAAGGGCCGGCCGGAGTGGAGATCGTGGACTATCACTAA
- a CDS encoding PrsW family intramembrane metalloprotease yields the protein MDSGDVKGTEDGMQAIASVDAADPVALVDSRDARDGSEGEVEAGPARRSASVDASDAAPTAPPKARGGARWVLLGPALLCGSLSLLMIGSEVGARSFVLGTVLAVLPVPFYVMLALWLDRFEAEPPGVLAQTFLWGAAVAVFIAMMINGYAESTLEAIAGTRASEVLGAVVSAPVVEEVAKGIALLFLYFEFDDEFDGVIDGVVYAAMVGLGFAMVENIQYYGEALNEGTQSSLVTFMIRGMMGPFAHPFFTSMIGIGLGVAREGPPGGRRYLPPLLGLVAAISLHALWNLAASFDQYFVPAYLLVMVPAFFGVLALIYVSLRRESGVIRDHLAPLVDDGLLDPAELECLCRVRSRLRATTDAWRAGGAEGWRLRRELHQTASELAFHRWRVRRGITRGPHADAAREAAYRRRLAELCAHPWRVPARVDRGYADATDLAQGDSDASASTPGG from the coding sequence GTGGATTCGGGCGACGTGAAGGGCACGGAAGATGGGATGCAGGCGATCGCTTCGGTGGATGCGGCGGACCCCGTTGCCTTGGTGGATTCGCGCGATGCGCGGGATGGATCGGAGGGCGAAGTCGAGGCGGGGCCGGCGCGGCGGAGTGCTTCGGTGGATGCGTCGGATGCGGCGCCCACGGCTCCGCCGAAGGCGCGGGGCGGCGCGCGGTGGGTGCTGCTCGGGCCCGCGCTGCTCTGCGGCTCGCTCAGCCTGCTGATGATCGGGAGCGAGGTGGGTGCGCGCTCGTTCGTGCTGGGGACGGTGCTCGCCGTTCTGCCCGTGCCGTTCTACGTGATGCTCGCGCTCTGGCTGGACCGCTTCGAGGCCGAGCCGCCGGGCGTGCTGGCGCAGACGTTCCTGTGGGGCGCCGCGGTGGCCGTCTTCATCGCCATGATGATCAACGGCTACGCCGAGAGCACGCTGGAAGCCATCGCCGGCACGCGCGCCTCGGAGGTGCTAGGCGCGGTCGTCTCGGCCCCGGTGGTCGAGGAGGTGGCGAAGGGCATCGCCCTGCTCTTCCTCTACTTCGAGTTCGACGACGAGTTCGACGGCGTGATCGACGGCGTCGTCTACGCCGCCATGGTGGGGCTGGGCTTCGCCATGGTGGAAAACATCCAGTACTACGGCGAGGCGCTGAACGAGGGCACGCAGAGCTCGCTGGTGACCTTCATGATCCGGGGGATGATGGGCCCCTTCGCCCATCCGTTCTTCACCAGCATGATCGGCATCGGGCTGGGCGTGGCGCGCGAGGGGCCGCCCGGCGGGCGCCGGTACCTGCCGCCGCTGCTGGGGCTGGTGGCGGCCATCTCGCTGCACGCGCTGTGGAACCTGGCCGCCAGCTTCGACCAGTACTTCGTGCCCGCGTACCTGCTGGTGATGGTGCCTGCGTTCTTCGGCGTGCTGGCGCTCATCTACGTGTCGCTGCGGCGCGAGAGCGGCGTGATCCGCGACCACCTGGCGCCGCTGGTGGACGACGGGCTGCTGGACCCGGCCGAGCTGGAGTGCCTGTGCAGGGTCCGCTCGCGCCTGCGCGCCACCACCGACGCCTGGCGCGCGGGCGGGGCGGAGGGCTGGCGCCTGCGCCGCGAGCTTCACCAGACGGCGAGCGAGCTGGCGTTCCACCGCTGGCGGGTGCGCCGCGGCATCACCCGCGGCCCCCACGCCGACGCCGCCCGCGAAGCCGCCTACCGCCGCCGCCTCGCCGAGCTGTGCGCCCACCCGTGGCGGGTGCCGGCGCGGGTGGATCGCGGTTATGCGGACGCGACGGACCTCGCGCAGGGCGACAGTGACGCATCGGCCTCGACGCCTGGCGGCTGA